TGTCAAGAATTGGATATAGCAGTAATTGCGCGTGTACCTTTTGACGAGGGAACATTGACCGGAAACCTTACCAAGGAAACCACTTTTCCGGAAGGGGATTGGAGGGGGACCTATTTTGTTCCGGAAAACCTGATGGCAAGTGTGGAAAAAGCGGATGCGTTACGACCTATTGTGCCTGAAGGAATGACCATGGCCGAAATGGCGCTTCGCTTTATTCTTATGAACAAAACGGTGGGTACCGTTATTCCCGGCATGCGAAAAGAACGCAATGTATTGGCAAATACGACTACTAGCGATGGTATGGGGCTTCCCTCGGAATTGTTCAATACATTACGAAGTCACCGTTGGGACAGAAAACCAACAGCTTGGTCCCAATAAATCCCAGGGACGAGCTCAAGACGAGTTCGATAAAAGAAAGCGGTATTACTTGGCGAATAATTGGTCCATGTCCTTAAATGCCTTGAATTCCAAGGCATTTCCTGCAGGGTCCAGGAAAAACATGGTAGCTTGTTCCCCAACTTCTCCCGCAAAGCGGATATAGGGCTCTATGACAAACGTTACGCCTTTGGACTTTAAATCTTCCGAAAAAGTTTGGAACGTATCCCAAGCTAAAACAACACCATAATGGGGAACGGGGACATTTTTTCCATCCACGGGATTGGTATGTAAATCTTCCTGTACTTTTGGTTTGTAATGAATGACCACTTGATGGCCAAATAGGTCGAAATCTACCCAATGGTCACTGCTCCTGCCTTCCTCACAACCCAGCACTTCGCGATAAAAAGTTCGGCATTCTGCCAGATTGTGAACTGGAATTGCGACATGGAAAGGGGTGATCGTTCTTTTCATTGTTAGGGTACTGAAGTATCTGTTTGCTAAAAATAGTGGATTGTTCCCTGTCCCCCAATTTTACGATTCCAAAAAAGCAATAATTTGGTCATTCACCTTAGGCTGATGCATGGAATGTCCCAAACCTTCGGTCAAGACCAACTCACTTCCTTTCCAGTGTTCGTGGACCCGAACAGATTCGGTGTAAGGGACCTGTTTATCCAATTTGTCATGGAAGAGTAAGCCTTTTTTGGTGTTATTGGCCACAAAACGGGCGCTGGAGAACTCTTTGAAATGGTAACCAAACCAGATTTTGAGTCGTTTGTCCATCGCCTTCCAAACCCTGGTATTGAATTTAAGAATGCTTTTGTAATGGTGCATAAATTGCTCAAATTCACAAGGCGAACCAATGGTCACGATTTTTTCAACCGAGGATTCCGGATGAAGGAAGTCATTGTATAAGATGGTCATCCCACCAATGGAGTGGGCCACCACCATCTGAGGTTGAAATTTTTCCAGAAAATGTTTGAGGGTATGGGCATATAAAGGAACATGTAGCATTTCCCCAGTGGAGTATCCGTGGGCCGGGGCATCGAATGCCAGGATATCAAAATGATGTTCCTTTAGTTTTTTTATAAGATTCCGCCAACGGTGCGTATTGCTCTCCCAACCGTGTAACAAAAGCACCGTTCCTTTACTTCCAGGCCACTTGTAGGACTGTATCTGTTGTTCCATGACATTTTCAACGCTAAATTTTGCACTGTCCAAGAAGTCTTTTTGTTCTGGCCGGACACGGCCTTTCCGAATCGTACAAAAAATATCAAATGCGATTTTAGCGGCTTTTTGCTTGTTAAATAATGCCACAAAATTCAACCACTGACCGTAAAAGAGGGGAATGACTTTGGTTAGAAATTTTTTCATAAAAGTTACTTTTTGTAACTTACTCTTTAATTGAAACTAAAAATACACAATCCTTTGGTAAGAAAAAAGGGGTGACCATTCTAAAACCAGGTAGCAAAATGGAAACTGTAATTGAGAATCAACGGGATAGGACATCCAAAAAATTGGAAAAAATGTTTGGACATATAGATTATAAAAATCCACCAGAGCTATGTCCCGTACGCGATGTGATGTCAGTGGCCTCCGATCAGTGGAGCACATTGATTTTGCTTTGGTTGGGATATTTTCCGGTTTTGCGTTTCAACAAGTTAAAAAAATACGTTTATGGTATTTCCAACAAGGTGCTGAGCCAACGGTTAAAGGTTTTGGAGACTGATGGCTATATTGAACGCAATGCCTATCCCGAAGTCCCCATTCGTGTGGAATACAATCTTTCGGATTTTGGACAATCCTATGTGGAACGATTGTTGGAACTTACGGAGTGGATGCAAAAAAACAGTCCAAAGGTGTTGGCCAATAGGGAGAAGTACGGACTTACTCCCAACCAATCATAAGATATTTTATTTTGGCCTCATGCGGAATTTGTACGGCTTCAATGTTACCCGAGGTATAACGCAAATTTCCCGGTAGTTCGGATTTGTCTATGGTGAAGTACAAGTTGCTTCCCTTTGGAAAAATGACCACACTGTTCAACGTGGTCACTACTTTCTTGATATCATATTGGTCTTGAATGTCCCCGAAAGTACTTTTAAGCCCAATACCGCCTTCGGTTTCAAATCTGGGATCTTTAATGGATACATTTTCTATGGAGGGAATACTATCGGATGTAGGAGTCAGGGTCAGCAGCTGTTTTCCACCTTTTTCAAAAACCTGTATTTTTTTGATGCGGCGACCTATTTGTGATTGCGGCATATCCTTAACTATGGAATCATCTTCATAGATGAGTTCCAAATCCCGTACCAGGCTTATTTTGTCCAGCTTTCCCACTTTTTCATCAGTTATCAAGAAAGTGGTGTCCTTTTCCCTACAACCCATGAGAAATCCCAAAAAACAAATTCCAGAAACTAAAAAGATATTTTTCATTCAACTAACAACTAACAACTAACAACTAACAACTAACAACTAACAACTAACAACTAACGAATCACTTTTTTCAAAACGCCCAATACGCCCCGGATAAAGGTAGCACTGGTAAGCACTTTCACCACGGGATTCATGCGTGTACTTCGGCTTCGTGAAGAAGTCCGCCGGGCGGTGGTTTTTTTGGTTTCTTCCCTTTCTGCTTCTTTCTCTGCCTTTTCAATTTTCCCGTTGAGGATTTCATAGGCACTTTCCCTATCAATTTCCTCATTGTATTTTTTGA
The sequence above is a segment of the Muricauda sp. SCSIO 64092 genome. Coding sequences within it:
- a CDS encoding alpha/beta fold hydrolase produces the protein MKKFLTKVIPLFYGQWLNFVALFNKQKAAKIAFDIFCTIRKGRVRPEQKDFLDSAKFSVENVMEQQIQSYKWPGSKGTVLLLHGWESNTHRWRNLIKKLKEHHFDILAFDAPAHGYSTGEMLHVPLYAHTLKHFLEKFQPQMVVAHSIGGMTILYNDFLHPESSVEKIVTIGSPCEFEQFMHHYKSILKFNTRVWKAMDKRLKIWFGYHFKEFSSARFVANNTKKGLLFHDKLDKQVPYTESVRVHEHWKGSELVLTEGLGHSMHQPKVNDQIIAFLES
- a CDS encoding VOC family protein; the protein is MKRTITPFHVAIPVHNLAECRTFYREVLGCEEGRSSDHWVDFDLFGHQVVIHYKPKVQEDLHTNPVDGKNVPVPHYGVVLAWDTFQTFSEDLKSKGVTFVIEPYIRFAGEVGEQATMFFLDPAGNALEFKAFKDMDQLFAK
- a CDS encoding winged helix-turn-helix transcriptional regulator encodes the protein METVIENQRDRTSKKLEKMFGHIDYKNPPELCPVRDVMSVASDQWSTLILLWLGYFPVLRFNKLKKYVYGISNKVLSQRLKVLETDGYIERNAYPEVPIRVEYNLSDFGQSYVERLLELTEWMQKNSPKVLANREKYGLTPNQS